Proteins co-encoded in one Diprion similis isolate iyDipSimi1 chromosome 13, iyDipSimi1.1, whole genome shotgun sequence genomic window:
- the LOC124413965 gene encoding uncharacterized protein LOC124413965, whose translation MILFGLIIFSTLSWESQGIFYHIQDCEIEVIDEEWFDVDATSCELELLNDTFNAIKLDFRVIKDLPEDTYGEFDVFIRRAGNYKTSTGIYVKENLCNFVNEEVMLGDLFKTVGITENTCPLKKGNYKTEDSWYPSRKLMPKTVDGIDYKTMFAISANGKRIFILAVYAEIASSEWETDDDDEE comes from the exons ATGATCCTGTTTGGATTAATCATCTTTTCAACCCTGAGCTGGGAAAGTCAG GGTATATTCTACCACATTCAAGATTGCGAGATTGAAGTAATCGACGAGGAATGGTTCGACGTTGATGCGACCTCTTGTGAGCTGGAGCTTTTGAACGATACGTTTAATGCCATAAAACTGGATTTCAGGGTAATCAAGGACCTTCCAGAGGATACGTAT GGAGAATTTGACGTGTTCATACGTAGAGCTGGAAATTATAAGACGAGCACAGGTATTTACGTTAAAGAAAATCTTTGCAATTTTGTCAACGAGGAAGTAATGTTAGGGGATTTGTTTAAAACGGTTGGTATAACCGAGAATACTTGCCCCTTGAAAAAG GGTAATTATAAAACGGAGGACTCGTGGTACCCGTCGAGAAAACTTATGCCAAAGACGGTGGATGGAATTGACTACAAAACGATGTTCGCGATTTCTGCAAACGGAAAGCGCATATTTATTCTCGCGGTATACGCTGAGATAGCTTCATCGGAATGGGAAACCGACGATGATGACGAAGAATAG